The sequence below is a genomic window from Pleurocapsa sp. PCC 7327.
TTAAAATCTATGTTTCTTTCAGAGTCGAACGACGACCAGCAATAGAGATCGGGACGATTCAGCGATTTCATGGGAATTTCTAGTTACTCTCTTCCATCAGTGTAGGCGCTTGCCGAGGAGCCGACTTAATAAAATTCTTCACCAGAGAATTTCTCAAGTTCCATTGCTGCGAAAAAACTGTTTGAGGATTTCACTGGGTTGCCGATCCCAAGTATCGATATGCTCGTAGATTAAGCCATCTGGCGTAAGTTTATAAGTCGAATAGCCGTTAAACAGAATTTTAGCTCTCCAAGGCACGCGCAAAGTCCCGCGTACAGTCCAATGAGCCAGAATGATATCTGTAGCTGTCTGCTTTACGTCGTGCAGGTCAAAGTAAATTTTAGTAAAAAAGAGCTTGCCGTGAAACCTTAACGTCCAGAAGATAATTCGATAGTTCAGTTTGCCTTTAAAAGTGTTAACTGGGTCTTTAAAATAAATATCTTTAGTATAGATATCGTAAGAAAGATCGGTTTCAAACAGACTCGGCAGTTCTGCTTTGAGAATTGCGATCGCTTGTTGGACTCGCGCTTGGTAATCGTTTAAATTCTCTTTCATCTAGAAAAGGGGATTGATAATACCATGCCAACACTGCTGTTGCCTCAACATACGTTCGTCGGACAACTCTATTGAAAAATGGGTACGATATCCGCACCGTACAGAAATTACTCAATCACCTCTAACCAAGCCGCTTTAACTCTTGTAAAATCCGATCGGGTTCCGCATTGCTGTCAATAAAGGTAAACAAATGTCTGTAGGTAATGCGACCTTCGCGATTGATGACGTACTGAGCGGGTAAAGGCGCGCCTAAAGCTTGTCCAGCTCCATAGAGGCGAAAGGTCTTGCAATCTGGATCGGACAAAAAAGGATAGGGCAGGTTCAAGTCGGAAACAATTTGCTCGCTCTGTACGCGATCGGTACTGGAAATCATCAGTAACTCTGCTCCGCGATCGCAAATATCTTGATAGCGTTGCTTTAAGTCTTGAATATGAGGATAGCAAAAAGGGCAAAAAAGTTTTTCGGTAAAAATGCGCGTAAACGCCAATACGACAGGCTGCTGACCTCGGTAGTCAGATAATCTAACCAGTCCGCCTCTAATTCGGGGTAGGGTAAAGTCCGGAGCTAACTCGCCAACCTCTGGCACTTGAAATCCTGGTAAGGGGATAAAGTTTTTAGCAAAGCGTTGGTTAAAAAGTCCTGTATTCCCAGTCATAACAATTTGTTAAGCGCTTTTTTCTCAAGGTAACATACCTTGAGAGCGATCGCTTTGTAGAGACAGGGCTAAAGAAAGCGATCGAGCTTTAGATCTCAAAAATCTTTATCGTAGGGATTTGGGAAGTTAGCTGGTGAGAAACACTAATAACGGTACGTTCTCGACAATTCTTCCAGTTTCCCTCAAATAAAGGTTCGGAGGCTATTATAACGGCATCTGGGTAGAGTAAATCGTCTTGCAACCAGTAAAGGGTCGGCGTTGGAGCGCGGTTAGAATAACGGGAAGCGACTAACTGTTTTCCATTACTGATAATGATATTGGCTGAAAAGTAAACATGATGCGATTTAGCCAATTGAGTCAGTTGAGTTAACGCATTAATCAAAGCCTTTTCTAGACTAAGATTGGGCGACTTTCGTAACTCACTAATGACTAGGGCAAAAATATGTTCGGAATCGGTTGTTCCTGTAATTAATTGATAGGCGTAGTCATCTAACAAGTTGCGGATAGGTCGATATAGCGTTTGACGAAAATTATGAATAAAGCCGTTATGAATAAAAAGTAAATTTTCATGAGTAAAAGGCTGGCAGTTACTTAAATCTACAGCTAGCGGCGGAGTAGCGCTGCGAACGTAGGCAAGTACGCAACTCGATTCGACATATCGACTCAAATGAGGAAGATTAACATCGCTCCAAATAGGTAAAATGTTTTTGTAAACATAGGGATTCTCGTCTTTTTGAGGGTGATACCAACCCACGCCAAAACCATCGGCATTGAGCAATCCGGCAGTCATTTCGCGGGGTTGGTAACTTTGAGCGATGAGAGAGTGGTCGGGTTTATAGAGTAAGTTATCTAGTTGAATTGCTGAACCTAAATAGCCTAATAAACGGCACATATTCAGAAATCAAGGCGTTAGAGATTAGCCTTTAGAGATTACATAAAACTTTCAATTCATTCTGTCACAAAGTCATCAAAATCCGATCGCCCAGCAATTCCAACTCATTCCTATTAACTTACAATTGGAGGCGGAGCGCGATCGCGCTACTCTTCTGTCTGTTGTTTCTGTTGATACTCTCCCAAAAGTTTAGCGACTCGCTCTTTAATTTGTTGGTGCCTGTCAATGCCTTCGTAGGCATAGCGGTTGAGTCTTTGTCGAACGATCGCCTCTTCTAAATAGCGAACGCGATCCTCCGTGTCTGGGTGAGTAGAAAACCATGCCGGAATGCCGGGATCTTCCTCCTCATTGAGCGTTACCATCAGGTTGCGAACGCCGTCTGCTGCATAGCCGTTGGCTGCTAGCAGCCTCGTTCCGAAAACATCCGCTTGTTCTTCCATCTCGCGGCTGTAGTTGAGAACGATTAGATCGCCTGCTACATTGCCAACATAGGGAATGTATTGAGTCACGCTGGCTGTTAAATTTCCCTCAGCCATGAGTTGAAAACCGTGCGACAAAACGGCGTGAGCGAGTTCGTGGGCAAGCAATCCCGCTAATTCTGCTTCTGAGTTAGTGTCAAGAATTGCACCTGCATTGAGGAATACCTTACCCCCTGGCAAGGCAAAGGCATTAAGGCGATCGTCCATGATGACGTAGAACTGGTAGTCAAACTCATCTCGCCCCGCGACATCGGCAAGTTTATTGCCGATGCCTCGCACGTATCCCAGAACCTCCTCGTCTTGCATCATGGGAAGTTCTTCTTGAATCCTCTCCGAAAAGCGATCGCCGATCGAAGATTCTCCTTCTAACAGTAAAATTGCGGTTTCCAGAGCAGACAGAGGACCGAAAATATTCCCCGTCAAGGCAAATCCTAGTCCGCCTACGATCGCATTGCCGACTGCATTCCAGGTGATGTCTGATTCTAGTTTGTCTTGGTAGCGCGCTAAATTTTCGTTGGCTATGCGAGTAAATTCGGCGGCTTGAGGATTTCCGGGATTGAACGAGGCAAATTGACGCGCCGTCAGCGAAGCTTCTAACCAATCTTCTGAGTCTTGATAAGCTTTAATTTGCGATCGTACTAATTCAGCTTCGTTAGGATACAAGGTGGCGGCGTGCTGGAGAACTTGCATCGCCTCTTCTTTTTTTCCTGCTTCTGCGAGCGATCGCGCGTAGTGCAAGTGACCGGGAATAAATTCGGGATACTGCTCGGTCAGCAGTTGCAGCGGCGCAAAAATTTTACTTTCTAAACGTTTATCTTTGCGTCCCTGTTGATACATACGCCAGTATACAGCACCGCCCGGTGGTAACTGTTCTGGTTGGTAAATGGGTTCTGGAATTTTCTCTCGCTCGATAGCTATCTCGGCGGGAAAGGGTTCTTTTGCTTCGCGATATACTTTCTCTGCCTGCGATAATTCTCCGCATGCATAAAGGCGATCGCCTTGCGCTAATTTTTTATTGCGGACGATCTTTTCTAGCGATGGTATTGGCAGCTTAGCCGTCTCGACTTCAAAAGAATCGATTTGACTTATTTCACCCTCTCCAGAATTTTGTGCGATCGCGAGTGGTGGCAAGCTAACCGTCAAGGCTAGTTCTAAAGTCGCTCCCGGAATCGTTTCGTCCGTAAAGGTTAGTAAAGAATCGCTCGGTTTATTACAGTCTTTTTTAGTTGTATTCTCTTGTGCCTGTTGAATTTTAGATTGTAAAAGCTGTCTTGTGCCTTCTAACTTCTGCCTTTTGCCTTCTGCCTTCTGCCTTCTAACTTCTGAGCGAAGCGAAGTTGAAAAAGTCAATTCTGGCTGGCTAGAAAATTGCTCTTCATAAGCTGCTATTGAAGGGAGAAAAGCTTGAGCGAAAACTGCCGGAGTAGGTAATAAGACCCCTAAAGCAATGAGAAATGAACTTCTTAGGGATTTCATAGCTCGGTCTCCCGATGCAATCGGCGCTAAGCGCCTCTATCTTTAGTTATATCGCTCAATCTTTTTTTAGATTTTTTTATTGTTACCAGCTAGATCGAGAAAACCTTTAAGCAAGAAAGAAAGACCACAATAGCAGTAAGATAGTGCCAAAAAATATGACGTGGTTCATCCAATCATCAAACGACCAATCTTTAAAATTAAACATGGCGATCGCTTCTCGTCAGAAAGTAGCGTAAGTTTGATGGTATCTCGAAATTCTATGCGATCGCGACCCCAGAATGCCAAAAAAATAGTGCAAGCCGACTAGGGCTTGCACTTAAAGTTAATGGAACTCGAACGCTTACACGCCTTCCTTACGAGTACTTACGTCACCCACTTTCGCGAAGAGTCCGAATTCGACTTGTTCGCCAAGATCTGGGTCAATACCAGCAAATACGTCTCGGAAAAGCGTCCGAGAGCCGTGCCAGATGTGACCGAAGAAGAACAGCAGCGCGAAACAAGCATGAGCGAAAGTAAACCATCCTCTGGGGCTGGTGCGGAAGACACCATCAGAGTTTAGGGTTTCGCGATCGAAATCAAATGATTCGCCGAGTTGAGCCTTACGAGCAAACTGCTTCACCGTAGCCGGATCGCTGAAAGTTTGCCCGTCGAGGATTCCACCGTAGAAGCTAACCTTGGTTCCCGTCTGCTCGATACTTGTTTTGGATTCTGCGCGTCGGAAGGGAATGTCAGCGCGAACGATTCCGTCGGAGTCAGTTAAGACGACCGGGAAAGTCTCAAAGAAGTTAGGCATCCGACGAACGCTGAGTTCCCGACCTTCCCCATCTCTGAAGACAGCATGACCCAACCAAGCTCTTGCAATGCCATCGCCACTGTTCATGGCTCCGGTACGGAATAAACCGCCTTTAGCTGGGCTGTTGCCAACATAGTCGTAGAAAGCCAGCTTTTCGGGGATTTTCGACCAAGCTTCCGAGAGAGTGTCTCCAGCCGCTAAGTTAGCTTCAACGCGACGCTGAATTTCTTGCTGGAAGTAACCTTTATCCCATTGATAGCGGGTGGGCCCGAATAACTCGATCGGAGTAGTGGCACTGCCATACCACATCGTTCCCGCCACGACAAAAGCTGCAAAGAAAACTGCGGCAATACTGCTAGAGAGAACGGTTTCGATATTCCCCATTCTCAGGGCGCGATAGAGTCTCTCTGGAGGTCGAACCGTCAGGTGGAAAAGACCGGCAATAATACCGACGATACCAGCAGCAATATGGTGGGCGACAACTCCGCCTGGATTGAAGGGGTTAAATCCAGCCGGTCCCCACTCCGGCGCTACGGGTTGAACGTGACCCGTTAGACCGTAGGGATCGGACACCCACATTCCGGGACCCCAAAGCCCCGTCAAGTGAAAAGCTCCAAAGCCGAAGCAGAGAAGACCGGATAAGAACAAGTGAATGCCAAACATTTTGGGCAGGTCGAGCGCGGGTTCGCCCGTGCGGGGATCGGTGAATAATTCGAGATCCCAATAAACCCAGTGCCAAACGGCTGCTAAGAACAGCAAGCCGGATAGAACGATGTGAGCGGCAGCAACGCCTTCAAAAGACCAGAAACCGGGGTTAACGCCTGTTTCTCCAGTGACGCTCCAACCGCCCCAAGAACCCGTGACTCCCAAGCGAGCCATAAAGGGCAGGACGAACATTCCTTGCCGCCACATGGGGTTGAGAACCGGGTCGCTGGGATCGAAAATCGCTAGCTCGTAAAGAGCCATCGAACCTGCCCATCCTGCTACGAGAGCAGTATGCATCAGGTGTACGGAAATCAGCCGTCCCGGATCGTTCAGGACGACTGTGTGAACTCTATACCAAGGTAGTCCCATTGAACTACTACGCTCCTCCTGTTGACAATTAGTGTCTGCTTAGACGCTTTTTTATTAACTGGTGTTAGGTTAAGTGCCCAACTCTCTCTTTTGCTAGAGGTTTTAGAATAGTGTATCTAAACAGAAAGAGTTTGACTCACCTAATTATCCCTTGAAATGATGATTATTTAAAGAAGTGTAACTATTGTGAGAGTCGATTGCAAGCGCGGCGGTATGAAGCTTGGCATCGCCTGAAATAATTTTTAAGAATTGGATCGCGACAGCTAGGCAGAAAAACCCCCTTATTCTTTTATTAGTTGATGAATGATGCCTTCGGCTTCGCTTAAACGCTCGATCGCTTCATCTGCATCGATCAGGCGTTTGAGAATTACTTGTCCAAACGGTTTGGCAGGATCGCTTGTCTCGCGAATCGGTTTCACTTCCACCATTAAAACAGCATCTTCAACTTGATAGAGCCAGAAAATTTCACCTTTTTCAATAATTCCTAAAGGCAAACGCTCGATATAAGGTTTGCGCCGCCAAGAAATTTCGTCCCATAGTCCGCCAAACTCCCAAACCCGCGCATAAGTCCATCCGTCCGATAAGAAGAAGTATTTCACTAGAAGTTATTTGTCTACCTGTCTAGATTAGGCTAGGTGTATATTACCCCTCAAAGAACTGCTAGAGATGGTTGGCAAAAAAATTTTAGTGGCACTCGATCGCTCGTCTCAAGCTCCAGTCGTATTTGAGGCAGCCATGCAGTTCGCTCAAGCCCAAAATAATTCTCTGATGGTGTTTCACTGTTTGGACTGGGAGACAGAAAATTTAGGGGAGGCTTTCCTGGGCATCGGCACGTTAGGAGATGTAGACCTCTATGGGTTATCGCTTGGGCGGCGGCGAACATTTCTGGGACGAAAGATGCAGCAGGCACAAGAGTGGCTGCAAGATTATTTCCAGAAGGCAATAGATGCGGGAATTCCTAGCGAGTTAAAATGTCAAGTCGGCGATCCCGGTACGAGAATTTGCCAATTGGCTCGAAATTGGGACGCTAATCTAATCGTGCTAGGTCGTCGAGGCCATCGAGGAATCTCGGAGGCTTTGTTAGGCAGCGTCAGTAATTATGTCGTTCACCATGCTCCCTGTTCTGTTTTGATCGTTCGGAGTGGAGAGATTGGGTGACAGTAACGTCTGCTGAATATCTTCTCGCCCCGAACGAGTCCCATAGCGATCGCGCTGGATTTTAATCTAAAAATCCCACATCACTGGATTTTTATCGAGATAATCGGTTACTTGTCGCCCAATGCGAGCGATTGCTTGCAATTCTTCCTCTGAAAGCTCTACTTCTGCCGCTTTTGCGTTTGCTGAGGCTTGTTCGGCAGTTCTTGCACCCGCGATCGCGTTGGTTTGAGGCTGGGCAATTAACCAAGCCAGAGATAGCTGAGCCAAAGTACAATTGTTGCGATCGGCAATGGGCCGGAGTTCGTTCAGTGCTTTTTGAGCGCGTCGGTAATTTTCTCCTTGAAAAAGTTTATTTTTCGAGCGATGGTCGCCTTCAGCAAATTTATGGTCGGGAGCGAATTTCCCGGTCAGTAGTCCCTGAGCGAGAGGCGAATAGGCAAGGATCGAGATATTGTTTTCAATGCAATAGGGCATGGCATCGGTTTCTACTAGCCGCCAAAAGAGCGAATAAGGAGGCTGTAAGCTATCGATGCGTCCATATTGCGAAGCTTCTTCTAGTTGGGCGCGAGAGAAATTAGAAACTCCGATCGCGCGGATTTTCCCCTGTTGTTTGAGTTGGTTAAGAGCGCTCATCGTCTCTTCGATGGGGACAATTTCTGTCTTGAACGAACCGGAGGGCCAATGGATTTGGTAAAGGTCGATGTAGTCGGTGTTGAGATTTTTGAGAGAGCGATCGCACGCTTCTATGACTCGGTCGTATTTGAGATGATTGGCAAAGACTTTAGTGGCATAGACAACTCGATCGCGAACATCTGAGAGTGCTTTGGCGACAATTTGCTCTGAGTGTCCCTCTCCATAGACTTCGGCAGTGTCAATGGTGGTAATGCCTGCCTCATAAGCAGCTCGAATCGCTTTGATGCTTTCTTCGTCTTCAATTCCCACCCACATTCGCTTGCCAGCTTGCCAAGTTCCCATGAGAATGGGAGTAATTTGAATGTCGCTATTGCCGAGCGATCGCTTTTTCATTGTTCTTTGACTATTGCTTAAAAGAAATAGTGACTACAGAAACAACCTCTAGGTCTACGTTACAGTATAAGAGGGGATGGGATCGAAGGTAATTATATGAAAATTGGCGTTCCAAAAGAGACAAAAGACCAAGAATTTCGGGTCGGATTAAGCCCCAGCAGTACGAGAGTACTTTCTGACAACGGGCACGTTGTTTTTGTAGAAACGGGTGCGGGTATCGGTGCAGGCTTTCCCGATGAAGAGTATGTACGAGCAGGGGCTAATATTGTTGCCAGTGCAGCTGAAGCATGGAACCATGAATTAGTTGTCAAGGTCAAAGAACCCCTACCCCCAGAATATCAATATCTTCAAAAAGGGCAATTATTATTTACCTATCTGCATTTAGCAGCCGATCGCAGCTTGACGGAACATTTGCTCAAAAGCGGCGCGATCGCGATCGCCTACGAAACCGTCGAACTTCCCG
It includes:
- a CDS encoding DUF2358 domain-containing protein: MKENLNDYQARVQQAIAILKAELPSLFETDLSYDIYTKDIYFKDPVNTFKGKLNYRIIFWTLRFHGKLFFTKIYFDLHDVKQTATDIILAHWTVRGTLRVPWRAKILFNGYSTYKLTPDGLIYEHIDTWDRQPSEILKQFFRSNGT
- a CDS encoding peroxiredoxin family protein, with the translated sequence MTGNTGLFNQRFAKNFIPLPGFQVPEVGELAPDFTLPRIRGGLVRLSDYRGQQPVVLAFTRIFTEKLFCPFCYPHIQDLKQRYQDICDRGAELLMISSTDRVQSEQIVSDLNLPYPFLSDPDCKTFRLYGAGQALGAPLPAQYVINREGRITYRHLFTFIDSNAEPDRILQELKRLG
- the egtC gene encoding ergothioneine biosynthesis protein EgtC, which produces MCRLLGYLGSAIQLDNLLYKPDHSLIAQSYQPREMTAGLLNADGFGVGWYHPQKDENPYVYKNILPIWSDVNLPHLSRYVESSCVLAYVRSATPPLAVDLSNCQPFTHENLLFIHNGFIHNFRQTLYRPIRNLLDDYAYQLITGTTDSEHIFALVISELRKSPNLSLEKALINALTQLTQLAKSHHVYFSANIIISNGKQLVASRYSNRAPTPTLYWLQDDLLYPDAVIIASEPLFEGNWKNCRERTVISVSHQLTSQIPTIKIFEI
- a CDS encoding M48 family metallopeptidase — translated: MKSLRSSFLIALGVLLPTPAVFAQAFLPSIAAYEEQFSSQPELTFSTSLRSEVRRQKAEGKRQKLEGTRQLLQSKIQQAQENTTKKDCNKPSDSLLTFTDETIPGATLELALTVSLPPLAIAQNSGEGEISQIDSFEVETAKLPIPSLEKIVRNKKLAQGDRLYACGELSQAEKVYREAKEPFPAEIAIEREKIPEPIYQPEQLPPGGAVYWRMYQQGRKDKRLESKIFAPLQLLTEQYPEFIPGHLHYARSLAEAGKKEEAMQVLQHAATLYPNEAELVRSQIKAYQDSEDWLEASLTARQFASFNPGNPQAAEFTRIANENLARYQDKLESDITWNAVGNAIVGGLGFALTGNIFGPLSALETAILLLEGESSIGDRFSERIQEELPMMQDEEVLGYVRGIGNKLADVAGRDEFDYQFYVIMDDRLNAFALPGGKVFLNAGAILDTNSEAELAGLLAHELAHAVLSHGFQLMAEGNLTASVTQYIPYVGNVAGDLIVLNYSREMEEQADVFGTRLLAANGYAADGVRNLMVTLNEEEDPGIPAWFSTHPDTEDRVRYLEEAIVRQRLNRYAYEGIDRHQQIKERVAKLLGEYQQKQQTEE
- the psbB gene encoding photosystem II chlorophyll-binding protein CP47 — its product is MGLPWYRVHTVVLNDPGRLISVHLMHTALVAGWAGSMALYELAIFDPSDPVLNPMWRQGMFVLPFMARLGVTGSWGGWSVTGETGVNPGFWSFEGVAAAHIVLSGLLFLAAVWHWVYWDLELFTDPRTGEPALDLPKMFGIHLFLSGLLCFGFGAFHLTGLWGPGMWVSDPYGLTGHVQPVAPEWGPAGFNPFNPGGVVAHHIAAGIVGIIAGLFHLTVRPPERLYRALRMGNIETVLSSSIAAVFFAAFVVAGTMWYGSATTPIELFGPTRYQWDKGYFQQEIQRRVEANLAAGDTLSEAWSKIPEKLAFYDYVGNSPAKGGLFRTGAMNSGDGIARAWLGHAVFRDGEGRELSVRRMPNFFETFPVVLTDSDGIVRADIPFRRAESKTSIEQTGTKVSFYGGILDGQTFSDPATVKQFARKAQLGESFDFDRETLNSDGVFRTSPRGWFTFAHACFALLFFFGHIWHGSRTLFRDVFAGIDPDLGEQVEFGLFAKVGDVSTRKEGV
- a CDS encoding universal stress protein; this translates as MVGKKILVALDRSSQAPVVFEAAMQFAQAQNNSLMVFHCLDWETENLGEAFLGIGTLGDVDLYGLSLGRRRTFLGRKMQQAQEWLQDYFQKAIDAGIPSELKCQVGDPGTRICQLARNWDANLIVLGRRGHRGISEALLGSVSNYVVHHAPCSVLIVRSGEIG
- a CDS encoding aldo/keto reductase → MKKRSLGNSDIQITPILMGTWQAGKRMWVGIEDEESIKAIRAAYEAGITTIDTAEVYGEGHSEQIVAKALSDVRDRVVYATKVFANHLKYDRVIEACDRSLKNLNTDYIDLYQIHWPSGSFKTEIVPIEETMSALNQLKQQGKIRAIGVSNFSRAQLEEASQYGRIDSLQPPYSLFWRLVETDAMPYCIENNISILAYSPLAQGLLTGKFAPDHKFAEGDHRSKNKLFQGENYRRAQKALNELRPIADRNNCTLAQLSLAWLIAQPQTNAIAGARTAEQASANAKAAEVELSEEELQAIARIGRQVTDYLDKNPVMWDF